aaacttttcacatttcaatcttcttctcaagtttgaccagtgggattgagctgaaacttacatgaaatgatcctgacatggtcccgacaaagtgttgttatttttcgggtcgatccgaaatccaagatggccgccacagccaccatcttgaaaacacattttgaacttcttctcaagttctaccagtgcgatttggctgagacttgcatgaaatgatcctgacatggtccccacaaagtgttttatttttcgggtcgatccgaaatccaagatggccgccacagccgccatcttgaaaacacattttgaacttcttctcaagttctacaagtgcgatttggctgaaacttgcataaaaatgatcctgacatggtcccgacaaagtgttgttatttttcgggtcgatccgaaatccaagatggccgccacagccgccatcttgaaaacacattttgaacttcttctcaagttctaccagtgcgatttggctgagacttgcatgaaatgatcctgacatggtccccacaaagtgttgttatttttcgggtcgatccgaaatccaagatggccgccacagccgccatcttgaaaacacattttgaacttcttctcaagttctacaagtgcgatttggctgaaacttgcataaaaatgatcctgacatggtcccgacaaagtgttgttatttttcgggtcgatccgaaatccaagatggccgccacagccgccatcttgaaaacacattttgaacttcttctcaagttctaccggtgcgatttggctgaaacttgcatgaaatgatcctgacacagtcccgacaaagtgttgttatttttcgggttgatccgaaatccaagatggccgccgaaatccaagatggccgccacagccgccatcttgaaaacacattttgaacttcttctcaagttctactagtgcgatttggctgaaacttgcatgaaatgatcctgacatggttccgacaaagtgttgttatttttcgggtcgatccgaaatcaaagatggccgccacagccgccatcttgaaaacacattttgaacttcttctcaagttctaccggtgcgatttggctgaaacttgcatgaaatgatcctgacatagtcccgacaaagtgttgttatttttcgggttgatccgaaatccaagatggccgccacagccgccatcttgaaaacacacattttgaacttcatctcaagttctactagtgcgatttggctgaaacttgcatgaaatgatcctgacatggttcggacaaagtgttgttatttttcgggtcaatccgaaatcaaagatggccgccacagccgccatcttgaaaacacattttgaacttcttctcaagttctaccggtgcgatttggctgagacttgcatgaaatgatcctgacatggtcccgacaaagtgttcttatttttcgggtcgatccaaaatccaagatggccgccacagccaccatcttgaaatcacattgtgaacttcttctcaagttctacaagtgcgatttggctgaaacttgcatgaaatgatcctgacatggtcccgacaaagtgatcttatttttcgggttgatccgaaatccaagatggccgccacagctgccatcttgaaaacacattttgaacttcttctcaagttctaccggttcgatttggctgaaacttgtatgaaaggagcctgacatggtcccaacaaagtgttgttacatctctggttgatccccaatcgaagatggcaaccatgacactatatctaattaatttcctatatgattattgccaaggtactcagatgaccgttaaggcccatgggcctcttgttttctgatatatgtacaaattttaatgttcccttagactgaattgtccctttaatgtcaAACACTTATCGTAGTTGGAGTTTTATTGTTCCGTCAAACAATATGGCAAACACTTATCGTAGTTGGAGTTTTATTGTTCCGTCAAACAATATGGCAAACACTTATCGTAGTTGGAGTTTTATTGTTCCGTCAAACAATATGGATGTTACCTCGCATAATATGAACGTCATTTTCAAATCCCCGACTGGATTTATTGCAAGTAATGCAAATTGTCGAACAATATGTAACGATAATTTGCCACCTTGgagaatttattttcattcacatattcatttgatttaaaataagaacatccagggatggGAGTAAAATAATCTTTGATGTGTGAATATCAAAGATGAAAATATTCTACCTCGGCGTTGCGAACTGTAGAAAAATTCCTTAGCAAGACTCGCTTGAGTATTGCTTCATTTATGGCCTTCGGGTAGAATATCAACTTCTTTGAAATTCACCGTGAAAGCATCTAGGCTAATCTAAGTATGGGAGTAAAATGCAAGTGCAGTCTTTCATGTGTAAATATCGCAGATGAGGATATTCTACCTCGGAGTTGCATATTGTTGGCACACTTGTATGAAAACacttttataatttacatactACTATAACAGTGTGTACCATAAACTCAATAGATATCAATATCGTAAAGGTTTGCAATTCATActtaaatcataattattattatattatcagTACGCATTGCCACACTTGAGGAAAACCAAAGGTAACATCATCAACGCCTCCAGTTTAGTAGGACAGATTGGCCAGCCTGGAGCCACTGCCTACGTCTCTACAAAGGTCAGAGTTCACTAGTGGGCGTGACTACTGTTTATTAGGTTACCATATTGTTGCACATAGGTAAATGCACTTTATTAAGTAAGTATCTTCAGATGTTTCACAACTgttggtatttatatttacatttgatgtaATCATAGTATACTGAGAATAGATTACAAGCATCCTATCTGCTATAACTGCCTCGCCACTATATTTTCTAGGAAACAAGCTTAGCAGATAGGGAAAGACAGTGGGATTCTTATCTTCAAAATTGTAATGGGGGACATTGATAAACATAGACTGTGTACTACCGCAATTTAAACCTGTTATGTATTCATATTACGAATGCTCTTGAATGCGTCCCGTAGTCGAAATATCAATGTGGCCTAATGAGACTTTATTTTTTGGAATACTGGTACAATGAATGAACTAAGTAAGTAAACTCGTCCTCCAATAGCAAAGGGACCCAACCATCTTACAAAATTATCCTAAAAAGCATTCTGGTcagtcagagttacttcccttcgtttcactctgtcagtaagagttacttcccttcgtttcactctgtcagtaagagttacttcccttcgtttcactctgtcagtaagagttacttcccttcgtttcactctgtcagtaagagttacttcccttcgtttcactctgtcagtaagagttacttcccttcgtttcactctgtcagtaagagttacttcccatCGTTTCCCTCGGTCAGTACTGGTGTTACTCTGATAAAACAGAATGTGATCCAAACTACTGACTATACTTTCAACAACAGAGTACCACATTCTTTAGACGCTATTCAAGATGAATTATCCTGAAGACTATCTTAGTGATGTTCGATGTAATGATACTACATCGTTATAAATGTATACTAGTATTATCATGTAAATATTACTAATATTGGTGATTTTATTTAACTTAAACTTTTAAAGGGCGCCATTACCTCCTTCACCAAGGCCCTAGCTATAGACGAGGCGGAACATGGAGTGCGAGTCAATGTGTGAGTATAGTATTAACATGGAGTGCGAGTCAATGTGTGAGTATAGTATTAATTATTCGAATCATTCAAATACAGTATCGCAATCCCAAACCAAGTGTGTATTAATATTGAGCTATACCAATTAAGATCCCAGTTAATTTTCTAATTCTACCCATTATCGAGATTATGCAATTTTGTGGGAGCCTGCTATACTTGCACAATAGATAGCTGATGTCCGTGTATATGGTAGTAGGTCTATACCAGCTGTAACTTTACTTGATATTGTCAATGGTTTGCTTGATCTCTGACATaggatatatatttcaaaatacatattaaaacatattgaaGCATATACACAAGAAGGCATTTGGAATCGCAAGCCACTTTGATGTTTCTTTGATGTTTTCtacaataaaattgtttttaatttgaacTAAGGTTTTCTCCTGGGAACGTGTGGACCCCTATGTGGGAACAAGGTGCTAGTTACGCCCCGGACCCCGAGGCGGCTAAGCAGGCTGGGGAAGACGCTCAGGTAAGCAAGCCTATCGATAGAATTAAACAGGTGCAATACATCAGTTCGTCAAACTTTAGAACAGTGactaattttctttttaatgtaTTAAATCTTCATCCGTCATGAAATAGATCATTTTGTCAAAACTACTGACAAATACCTTTAGATTACTGATATATTCTGCATACTTAGTATATTACGATTTTTTATGTACCAATTAGCGCTTGGATCTTTATGTTGCTCCAACAATGTAAGAGGTTTAagtaaaattcaaataatttctgtctatcaaaataaaatacgtgtacatgtatctgattcaaaatttgatagaaattgtaaaaacaatgaTTGAGAAAGTTCGATAACCACAGGATGAAATGGAATTTCCTAATAAGCACAAGTATATGATTTCTTATTTTTACAAGTGTTTGACCATGTTATGTACGCATAGCCGGtttactatttttttcttctcattTGCTGTAGAGAAGTTGACTTTGGGCGGCATAAACTAAAATCTGTTGATTAAAGTAATTTAAAACGTTGCGTATGAATGTATGTTTTGGAACAATCCATGTACGCTGTTGAAGCCAATCTCTTTTTCAATTTACTTTTATCTATCACCatggatattaattatctttattgttatattgttataGTTGGTTGGCCGTTACGGGACACTGGAGGAAAGCGGACTCATGTGTCTATACCTGGCCGCCGACGCTACCTTCTGTACTGGAATCGACATTAACTTATCAGGGGGAGCAGAACTGGACTACGGctacaaaaacaaaaccaaaaaacacCAAGGCTGGAGAAAGTCCCAAACATAACTTCTCTTGAATTCAGGCCGTGtttatgcaatattgtttttttatctcTTTTGAAATAACTGCATGTTAATATATTGATACAGCATTTGGACATAAGGCAGCGCCAAATCTTGATAACCACGAGAACTTTGATAGCTTGGTTGGCAAGGAAGATACTACCAAATAGTGGAAAGTTGTATTCTGTTACGTGAACTACATGTTACCATTATTGTACTGTTTGTCTAAATGCTTGGCGACCTTAATCTTCATCTATCTATTGAGGCACTTGTATATTGATACACCAGTATATCAAGATACGTCCCTATTAAGACACTTGTTATTAGTAAGACACGTGTATCTTTAAGCACGTGTCTATTAAGGCACATATATATTAAGACACCTCTCTCGTATCAGAAACCTGTCTATCACGTCACATGTCTAATAAACACGTATCTTTTAATGCACCCTTCGAGTAAGACACATGTCTATTAAAACACCTGTATATTCGAGACACCTGTCTATTAAAGCACCTGTCGAGAAAACACTTGTCTATTAAGACACTTTTAGTCGGTCTCCTGAAGTGTTGCATTAGACTGAATTGACTGTTTTTATGATGGGCCATGTGAGGTTAAGAAAGGTCGAGTTCCTTTTTTCTTAACCTTACATTTATGTAATCTGGGCGATCCAAGTCACTGTTATATAACAACTGTATGTTTACACTTGTCATAAGGAGTTGTTTGTATGAAGATAACTGAAATACTAAGATAGACCCAGCATCCACGCCCACGTGTTACGATATTCGTACTAACTAACTTATTGATTACAATATTAAACTGTAAGAGTTAGTTGTTTAAGTATGATATATTTAACGTAAAGAatgcatatacataatgtatatcgTTGATGGATAATTGACATACATAGGAAACCCGTCTTCAGGTCTAAAGATATTGACCTaaaatttagtatgaaaaccACCTAAAACTGACCTAAAATTAGGTCAATTTTAGATGAAGAAAACACTCATGGCGATTTCAGGCCAATATTAATAAATTGCCATGTAAATTTGTGGTCAAAGTGTTAGTTCACCTTGTTTTCTTGTCTTTTTTTATTGTGAAATGCAGATTAATTTCTTTACCGTATCCTTAGTTGATATTTTGCTCTTCAGGTAAAATGGACCTTAATTAACATGAAGACAGTTTGCTTGTGTATGGCGTTATATGTATTTCTATATTGAACCCttttagtttagtttaaatTTGGAGAATTACGGCCATATAATTAATCATCCATTAATCGCATGTAATCCATGTAGGTATTATGTTGAATGACATGCATATGCATTGGAATGGAATGTTTTAGTCGATCATCAAGCACATCAAATAAACAGATAGCATTGAAGAATATTTCGTGTTGTTTTGTCATCTctgtacaaaatacatttacaggaaaaacacattttacagCAATCATGAATCGGGAAACTCAAATTAACTCTTGCTGTCCTTGATTGGGGCACAATGCCTAatgtgacgctacccaaattggtacacttATGAagataattgttaaaattttcttatGTGTTCTTGAATCCATATTTTTCTCTTAACATTCAACAAATAGATGTCTTTAgtttaaatttcatgatttatttacttgtcagcagtgcatgtatttataaatagcTAGTTTTGAAGCATCTCCGGTCCggccctgtgtttcagcaggttcgATTAgccaaaatggaacacctctTTACATGATATAACATGTTTGTATTCATTTAAGGAAAGTTCAGACAAGTTTATTTAAGTCACATATTTGCCAAAAATGTCCTATTTAGCAGTCGTTTTTCTTGTTTAAATAaatggtgtttttagggttgtcgtACGACGTCGTTTTccggacccccccccccccccaatttcgttattttcatgtttaaatatcGATAATAAAAAACAGGAAAGAATATGACATATGAAACATGTCACAGTTACTATTATTAAGCACCTTAAATTTTGTTCAGAACAATTATTGTCAATTaagattgtaaactgaaaattctgctt
The DNA window shown above is from Argopecten irradians isolate NY chromosome 8, Ai_NY, whole genome shotgun sequence and carries:
- the LOC138329259 gene encoding 17-beta-hydroxysteroid dehydrogenase 14-like isoform X2 gives rise to the protein MAEAQRYKDKVTIVTGGSKGIGRGCVEVFVKHGSKVVFCARGEKEGKELEAEMNKQGPGETFFLTCDVSKEEDIKNVVNKTVEKYGRIDCLINNAGQHPKHTPIDDISADDFRRLLDINLVSMFLFAKYALPHLRKTKGNIINASSLVGQIGQPGATAYVSTKGAITSFTKALAIDEAEHGVRVNVFSPGNVWTPMWEQGASYAPDPEAAKQAGEDAQLVGRYGTLEESGLMCLYLAADATFCTGIDINLSGGAELDYGYKNKTKKHQGWRKSQT
- the LOC138329259 gene encoding 17-beta-hydroxysteroid dehydrogenase 14-like isoform X1, whose translation is MAKHSSQIEYFTGAMAEAQRYKDKVTIVTGGSKGIGRGCVEVFVKHGSKVVFCARGEKEGKELEAEMNKQGPGETFFLTCDVSKEEDIKNVVNKTVEKYGRIDCLINNAGQHPKHTPIDDISADDFRRLLDINLVSMFLFAKYALPHLRKTKGNIINASSLVGQIGQPGATAYVSTKGAITSFTKALAIDEAEHGVRVNVFSPGNVWTPMWEQGASYAPDPEAAKQAGEDAQLVGRYGTLEESGLMCLYLAADATFCTGIDINLSGGAELDYGYKNKTKKHQGWRKSQT